From Chryseobacterium shandongense, the proteins below share one genomic window:
- a CDS encoding helix-turn-helix domain-containing protein: protein MEVIAIQKTALDGMKNDLRELLEMTENATRKYTPIFKEEQWLDNQEVCLMMNITKRTLQTYKDKGLLPYSKLNRKNYYKRSDVQALLEAGHPYNTNDNGFTDE from the coding sequence ATGGAAGTTATTGCAATACAAAAAACCGCATTGGACGGAATGAAGAATGACCTAAGGGAACTTTTGGAAATGACCGAAAATGCCACACGAAAATATACCCCGATTTTCAAAGAGGAGCAATGGCTCGATAACCAGGAAGTGTGTTTGATGATGAACATTACCAAACGGACTTTGCAGACCTACAAGGACAAAGGCTTATTACCATATTCCAAACTGAACCGCAAGAATTATTATAAACGCTCGGACGTACAGGCTTTACTCGAAGCCGGACACCCGTACAATACCAACGACAATGGATTTACTGACGAATGA
- a CDS encoding helix-turn-helix domain-containing protein, which yields MDLLTNETEEIIAHQEMIMQLRNRIEEILKNYRPVMNGEIYLSGEDVCRLLHISKRTLQQYRDDNILPYIQIGGKIIYKETDILTVLEQNYITNDRHCF from the coding sequence ATGGATTTACTGACGAATGAAACGGAAGAAATCATCGCCCATCAGGAAATGATAATGCAGTTGAGAAACCGTATTGAAGAAATATTAAAAAATTACCGTCCTGTAATGAACGGAGAAATATACTTGTCGGGCGAAGATGTGTGTAGGCTGTTACATATCAGTAAACGGACTTTACAGCAATACCGTGACGATAATATCCTGCCGTATATACAAATTGGGGGTAAGATTATTTATAAGGAAACGGATATTCTGACCGTCTTAGAACAGAACTATATAACCAATGACAGACATTGCTTCTAA
- a CDS encoding response regulator: METGTAQQKIALAFINDKSPILDLTCNDLVASGIEVLFRSENIEDGLSQLPALKTLPNICIIDLDFYNKNVLAQLQELRTQYPTINLIAHNDIDAEKAVKPLLEIGFTGYLLIGSDTDDFKKAIDVVTNGGRYFSVGVAEIAQEYFSNK; this comes from the coding sequence ATGGAAACTGGTACAGCACAACAAAAAATTGCCCTCGCCTTTATCAATGATAAAAGCCCGATTTTGGATTTGACCTGCAACGACCTCGTTGCTTCAGGAATTGAAGTATTGTTCCGTTCTGAAAACATTGAAGACGGACTATCTCAATTACCAGCATTAAAAACACTTCCCAACATTTGTATTATTGACCTTGATTTTTACAATAAGAATGTGCTGGCACAGCTTCAAGAATTGAGAACACAATATCCAACCATTAACCTGATTGCACATAATGATATTGATGCAGAAAAAGCCGTAAAACCTCTTTTGGAAATTGGTTTTACAGGTTATTTGCTCATTGGTAGCGATACGGACGATTTTAAAAAAGCTATTGATGTTGTTACCAATGGCGGTAGATATTTTAGTGTGGGAGTAGCGGAAATTGCACAGGAATATTTCAGTAATAAGTAA
- a CDS encoding PRTRC system ThiF family protein, producing MNTAKTAIHFTDNYLLNPTNPISVNLIGAGGTGSKVLTALMEINESLIALGHAGLQVRLWDDDVITSANLGRQRFFESETGLYKSVALINRINRCIGTNWKAETVKFEKDKFGRIPEKARAIITITCVDNVQARFGVAEILKDISYRRHYQDEPKYWLDFGNSQDTGQVLLSTIGEIKQPNSEKYQTVASLPFVTDEFGELLKQSEQEDNTPSCSLAEALEHQDLFINSSLTQMGCSLLWNLFRRGMTEYKGFFHNLKDFRTHPIKVA from the coding sequence ATGAATACAGCAAAAACAGCAATCCATTTTACGGACAATTATCTGCTCAATCCGACAAACCCAATTTCGGTAAACCTTATCGGGGCAGGTGGCACAGGCTCAAAAGTATTGACCGCTTTAATGGAAATAAACGAGAGCTTGATAGCGTTGGGACACGCAGGGTTGCAAGTCCGCCTTTGGGATGATGATGTTATCACGAGTGCCAATTTAGGCAGACAGCGTTTTTTTGAAAGTGAAACAGGATTGTACAAATCGGTTGCATTGATAAACCGTATCAATCGTTGCATCGGTACAAATTGGAAAGCCGAAACGGTAAAATTTGAAAAGGACAAGTTTGGCAGAATACCCGAAAAAGCAAGGGCAATCATTACTATTACTTGTGTGGACAATGTACAGGCGAGGTTTGGCGTTGCTGAAATTCTTAAAGACATAAGTTACCGCAGACACTACCAAGATGAGCCGAAATATTGGTTGGATTTTGGCAACAGCCAAGATACAGGACAAGTGCTACTATCTACTATCGGAGAGATAAAGCAACCCAATTCAGAGAAATACCAAACGGTGGCAAGCCTGCCATTTGTTACCGATGAATTTGGCGAATTGCTGAAGCAATCCGAACAAGAGGATAACACGCCAAGTTGCTCACTTGCCGAAGCGTTGGAACACCAGGACTTGTTTATCAATTCCTCATTAACCCAAATGGGTTGTTCTTTGCTGTGGAACTTATTTCGCAGGGGAATGACTGAATACAAAGGATTTTTTCACAATCTGAAAGATTTCCGCACCCACCCGATAAAAGTCGCCTGA
- a CDS encoding PRTRC system protein B, which yields MNTVNDITKDFGTLYYPKSALVFYETKGTDTAMYVEHFDMDSNGTPINAHPLTVKEANVLAKALQTDEEKNTAFLKSKGILPTNILHINPNAEKGIVLWYTKAQQRQLYFVDSLGISNGMAQVPPMLWLASKSSLTVFALASDRRPTEKTPLHYAPFFNIYEKGNVCMGTVSIDIKNSASVEEFTQAWEHYFFNSYFSHSLCENLTKKNIVNLWKDLINTDKPFPKEVLKKNNKTLKNLL from the coding sequence ATGAACACCGTAAACGACATAACCAAAGATTTCGGCACATTATACTATCCAAAATCCGCTTTGGTTTTCTATGAAACCAAAGGAACAGATACAGCAATGTACGTGGAGCATTTCGATATGGATAGCAACGGAACGCCTATCAATGCCCACCCATTGACCGTAAAAGAAGCCAACGTATTGGCAAAGGCGTTACAGACCGATGAAGAAAAGAACACAGCCTTTTTAAAGTCAAAGGGAATATTGCCTACAAACATTCTGCATATCAATCCAAATGCTGAAAAAGGTATAGTATTATGGTACACCAAAGCACAGCAAAGACAACTGTATTTTGTGGATAGTTTGGGCATATCCAACGGAATGGCACAAGTACCGCCAATGCTTTGGTTAGCGAGCAAAAGCAGTCTTACTGTATTTGCTTTGGCAAGCGACAGAAGACCCACCGAGAAAACGCCATTGCATTACGCACCTTTCTTCAATATCTACGAAAAGGGCAATGTATGTATGGGTACTGTTAGTATTGATATTAAAAATTCGGCTTCGGTTGAGGAATTTACACAGGCGTGGGAACATTATTTTTTTAATTCCTATTTCAGCCATTCATTATGCGAGAACCTCACGAAAAAAAACATTGTAAACCTTTGGAAAGACCTTATCAATACTGATAAACCTTTTCCGAAAGAAGTATTAAAAAAGAATAACAAAACCCTTAAAAATCTATTGTGA
- a CDS encoding PRTRC system protein C encodes MLLATQLERVFILKDKGQDIRLTDPEPRWSVEAVMNFYANMYPILTTAKASAPQIKDDAVEYKFESVMGTKG; translated from the coding sequence ATGTTATTAGCAACGCAATTAGAACGAGTTTTCATACTCAAAGACAAAGGACAGGACATCAGACTGACCGACCCAGAGCCACGTTGGAGCGTGGAAGCCGTAATGAATTTTTACGCCAATATGTACCCGATTTTGACAACGGCAAAAGCATCTGCACCACAGATAAAAGACGATGCGGTAGAGTACAAATTTGAGAGCGTAATGGGTACGAAAGGTTAA
- a CDS encoding PRTRC system protein E, whose protein sequence is MNTNFFNQIQQLDFTGVLQLNISKGIESNLIVTVLLNNEQCGDSAKNLIPPLTFNATPQEFDEGFFEQITTPIQKVSGLMVDMEKFLKQLEEVKKQSAIEKEKAEKEKKEKEAKDKKFKDAMVKADELEKEGKFREAWMKVPDITEFPEKADEIRKRKTSLSDKFATPSLFGAMEEATPEPPKVEEVTADYPIDEADEEE, encoded by the coding sequence ATGAACACAAATTTTTTCAATCAGATACAGCAGTTGGACTTTACAGGAGTATTGCAACTGAACATTTCAAAAGGAATAGAAAGCAACCTAATCGTAACAGTATTGCTCAATAACGAACAATGCGGAGATAGTGCCAAAAACCTTATTCCCCCATTGACATTTAACGCCACACCCCAAGAGTTTGACGAGGGATTTTTTGAACAGATTACCACACCTATACAAAAGGTATCGGGCTTAATGGTGGATATGGAAAAATTCTTAAAGCAATTGGAAGAAGTTAAAAAGCAATCGGCAATCGAGAAAGAAAAAGCAGAAAAGGAGAAAAAGGAAAAAGAAGCCAAAGACAAGAAATTTAAAGATGCTATGGTAAAGGCTGACGAGTTGGAGAAAGAGGGCAAGTTCCGCGAAGCGTGGATGAAAGTACCCGATATAACGGAGTTTCCCGAAAAAGCGGACGAGATACGCAAACGCAAAACTTCATTGTCCGACAAGTTCGCAACACCGAGCCTTTTCGGAGCAATGGAAGAAGCTACACCCGAACCGCCAAAGGTGGAAGAAGTTACTGCCGATTATCCTATTGATGAAGCGGACGAGGAAGAATAA
- a CDS encoding molybdenum ABC transporter ATP-binding protein: protein METTAIATKFVRYDVPELETLQNAKVYLLREKLNKSDKLSRAEKNWLAEAVNRNAYFKRAVPLMGYRFGFEDILKTYVVKQYGSWAEYNAPDKTSLRSIVYGRIDQIAEITK, encoded by the coding sequence ATGGAAACGACAGCAATAGCCACAAAGTTTGTACGCTACGATGTTCCCGAATTGGAAACCCTGCAAAATGCAAAGGTTTACCTACTAAGGGAAAAACTGAACAAAAGCGACAAGTTGAGCCGAGCAGAAAAAAATTGGCTTGCGGAAGCAGTAAACCGAAATGCCTACTTCAAAAGAGCCGTACCCCTTATGGGTTATCGCTTCGGGTTTGAGGATATTTTGAAAACCTATGTAGTGAAGCAGTACGGCAGTTGGGCAGAATACAACGCCCCCGACAAAACAAGCCTTAGAAGTATTGTTTACGGCAGGATTGACCAAATAGCGGAAATCACTAAATAA
- a CDS encoding DUF932 domain-containing protein, with product MAHNINFNERTGRYSFFSVQQKAWHGLGQIVEQYPTSEEAIKYAGLDYEVVKSPLFTKGSGIIETTNGIEIGSSELEVPNYFANIRTDNNAVLGVVGKDYHIVQNREAFNFFDAIVGGGEGILYETAGALGNGERVFITAKLPDYIRVGNGDDVTEKYIFLTTSHDGSGSITAAFTPIRIVCQNTLNASLRSMTNVVRIKHTSGAKQRIENAHKIMGLANTLSNQLEGIFNEWAKVKVTDREVRKLIQLALCPNKETLDLIKKGAEDEISTVFKNVVEDAFAYAMISDTQQMDTTKGTLFGAYNSVTGYYQNVRSYKNDEAKLQSIVLGGTAQLKSQKAFELCTAFALDGAEILNLN from the coding sequence ATGGCACATAATATCAATTTCAACGAGAGAACAGGACGTTATTCATTTTTTAGCGTACAACAAAAAGCGTGGCACGGTTTAGGTCAAATCGTAGAACAATACCCGACAAGTGAGGAAGCAATCAAATACGCAGGGTTAGATTACGAAGTCGTAAAATCCCCACTATTTACCAAAGGTTCGGGCATTATCGAAACCACCAACGGCATAGAGATAGGCAGTAGCGAATTAGAAGTACCTAACTATTTCGCCAACATACGCACCGATAACAATGCAGTATTGGGCGTAGTCGGTAAGGATTACCATATCGTACAAAACCGTGAAGCCTTTAATTTCTTTGATGCCATTGTAGGCGGTGGCGAGGGCATTCTGTACGAAACCGCAGGAGCGTTAGGCAACGGAGAACGTGTTTTTATCACAGCCAAATTGCCCGACTATATCCGTGTAGGCAATGGCGATGATGTTACGGAAAAGTACATTTTCCTAACCACTTCGCACGATGGTAGCGGAAGTATCACAGCCGCATTTACGCCTATCCGTATTGTATGCCAAAACACGCTGAATGCTTCGTTACGCAGTATGACCAATGTAGTCCGTATCAAGCACACTTCGGGAGCAAAACAACGTATCGAGAACGCTCACAAGATTATGGGACTTGCCAACACATTGAGCAACCAATTAGAGGGCATTTTCAACGAATGGGCAAAAGTAAAGGTAACAGACCGAGAAGTAAGAAAGCTAATACAGTTGGCACTTTGCCCAAATAAGGAAACGCTTGACCTAATCAAAAAAGGTGCGGAAGATGAAATTTCCACCGTGTTCAAAAATGTCGTTGAGGATGCTTTTGCGTATGCTATGATAAGCGACACCCAACAAATGGACACTACCAAAGGTACGTTGTTCGGAGCGTACAATTCTGTGACAGGCTACTATCAGAATGTAAGGAGTTACAAGAATGACGAAGCCAAGTTGCAGAGCATTGTATTGGGTGGTACTGCCCAACTCAAATCGCAGAAAGCATTTGAACTATGTACTGCATTTGCTCTGGACGGTGCGGAAATCCTAAACCTTAATTAG
- a CDS encoding single-stranded DNA-binding protein codes for MNIIGRLTKNAEVRTLSNEKQVVNFSVATNESYKNKQGERIEQTTYFDCAYWISANVASLLTKGTLVELTGRISTRAWIGKNGEAHSGLNFHTSQIKLHGGSKRAETIQATAQAENNSFTAQGADDDLPF; via the coding sequence ATGAACATTATCGGAAGACTGACAAAAAATGCGGAAGTACGCACATTGTCGAACGAAAAACAGGTAGTAAACTTTTCAGTAGCGACCAATGAAAGCTACAAAAACAAGCAAGGTGAACGAATAGAGCAAACAACCTATTTCGATTGTGCCTATTGGATTTCTGCAAACGTGGCAAGCCTACTCACAAAAGGCACTTTGGTAGAACTCACAGGCAGAATAAGCACAAGGGCGTGGATAGGCAAAAACGGCGAAGCACATTCGGGGCTGAACTTTCATACCTCTCAAATCAAACTGCACGGAGGTAGTAAGAGAGCCGAAACCATACAGGCTACTGCACAAGCCGAGAACAACAGCTTTACTGCACAGGGAGCAGATGACGACCTCCCATTCTAA
- a CDS encoding site-specific integrase produces MEQTKKSTFKLLFYLKKNELKKNGNAPIMARITIDGTAKTLGTKLEINPKNWDLKYGRVEGKSATALNINQKLDNVRGRIDKIYEDMLKHEGFATAQKVKLSFLGVGVMDDAVLKVFKDQNEDFEKMVAKGKRSQSTYSKYNTVYNHLSEFIRERYHRDDMAFRELTSDFIREFDFFLRIDKECTHNTVWVYTMPVIALAELAIKKGLIRDNPFEDYEISMEETDRSYLLKEDVETLMLLKPSKPRYELVKDLFIFSCFTGLSYIDIKKLKWSNIQSFFDGHQWIISRRKKSDVASNVRLLEIPKRIIEKYRGATRNDFVFPMPSNATCNTHIGKLIEEAGIVTEQKVTFHTARHTFATMFLTEGVPLESLSKMMGHKNISTTQIYAKITSQKISKDMDLVSPKFKAMEDAFIIKMEREEIALLNEHTNADKIYNTEEIMV; encoded by the coding sequence ATGGAACAGACAAAAAAGTCCACGTTCAAACTGCTTTTCTACCTGAAAAAGAACGAACTGAAAAAGAACGGTAATGCACCGATTATGGCACGTATTACCATTGATGGAACAGCTAAAACTTTGGGAACAAAGTTAGAAATTAACCCGAAAAATTGGGATTTAAAATACGGAAGAGTTGAGGGCAAGAGTGCCACCGCTTTGAACATTAACCAAAAGCTGGATAACGTACGGGGTCGTATCGACAAGATTTACGAAGATATGCTGAAGCACGAGGGTTTTGCGACCGCACAGAAAGTAAAGCTCTCGTTTTTGGGTGTTGGTGTAATGGACGATGCCGTACTAAAAGTCTTTAAAGACCAAAATGAAGACTTTGAAAAAATGGTCGCTAAGGGAAAACGCTCTCAAAGCACGTATAGCAAATACAACACTGTTTACAACCATCTTAGCGAATTTATAAGGGAGCGTTACCATCGGGACGATATGGCTTTCCGGGAACTCACTTCTGATTTTATTCGTGAGTTTGATTTCTTTCTTCGCATTGATAAGGAATGTACCCATAATACGGTTTGGGTTTACACAATGCCAGTTATTGCTTTGGCAGAATTGGCTATTAAAAAAGGCTTGATACGGGATAATCCTTTTGAGGATTATGAAATCAGTATGGAAGAAACCGACCGCAGCTACCTTTTAAAAGAGGATGTAGAAACCTTAATGCTCCTGAAACCATCTAAGCCTCGATATGAACTTGTAAAAGACCTTTTTATTTTCAGTTGCTTCACAGGGCTTTCTTACATAGACATTAAGAAACTGAAATGGAGCAATATCCAGTCTTTCTTTGATGGACACCAATGGATAATCAGCAGGAGAAAGAAATCAGATGTTGCCTCCAACGTCCGTCTTTTGGAAATCCCCAAACGCATCATTGAGAAATATCGTGGAGCTACAAGAAATGATTTTGTATTCCCAATGCCATCCAATGCGACTTGCAACACGCATATAGGTAAACTTATTGAGGAAGCGGGTATTGTTACAGAACAGAAAGTTACATTCCACACCGCCCGTCATACATTCGCCACAATGTTTTTGACCGAGGGTGTTCCGCTTGAAAGCCTTAGCAAAATGATGGGTCATAAGAATATTTCCACTACACAGATTTATGCTAAGATTACCAGCCAAAAAATCAGTAAGGATATGGATTTGGTTTCGCCTAAATTTAAGGCAATGGAAGATGCGTTTATTATTAAAATGGAACGGGAAGAAATAGCATTATTGAATGAACATACAAACGCAGATAAAATTTACAATACCGAAGAAATTATGGTTTAA
- a CDS encoding Crp/Fnr family transcriptional regulator — protein sequence MYESFFNYLKKFSSEPLTEDDKVIFARGFKAYKLRKRQYFLQAGDVCANFAFITRGAMRRYTVDDRSTEHIDMLAVEDWWMGDRESFAVGTPSIYHIDACEDTEMLLLSRSESIKFRSIPVWCEMLYQLDLNNNIASQQRIVASVSLSAENRYLDFITRYPEFESRFPQHLIASYLGITKDTLSRIKRKILYK from the coding sequence ATGTATGAGTCCTTTTTCAATTATCTAAAAAAATTCTCATCTGAGCCCTTAACAGAAGATGACAAGGTAATTTTTGCACGTGGTTTTAAGGCATATAAACTACGGAAAAGACAATATTTTTTACAGGCAGGCGATGTCTGTGCGAATTTTGCCTTTATCACCAGAGGAGCAATGAGACGCTATACAGTAGATGACAGAAGTACTGAGCATATAGACATGCTCGCCGTTGAAGACTGGTGGATGGGAGACCGTGAAAGTTTTGCAGTAGGGACACCAAGTATCTATCATATTGATGCATGTGAAGACACAGAAATGTTACTTTTGAGCAGATCTGAATCCATAAAATTCAGATCAATACCAGTCTGGTGTGAAATGCTTTATCAATTAGATCTTAATAACAATATTGCCAGTCAACAGCGTATAGTCGCTTCAGTCAGTTTAAGTGCTGAAAACCGCTATTTGGATTTTATTACACGATATCCAGAATTTGAATCTCGTTTTCCACAGCACTTAATTGCGTCCTATTTAGGTATTACAAAAGATACGTTAAGCCGTATTAAAAGAAAAATACTTTACAAATAG
- a CDS encoding Crp/Fnr family transcriptional regulator codes for MASTIIDYVSKYSKFVLEDEEIKIINSYFDVVKLKKKELLLEAGNINRYYCFIVHGAIRQYFICEKGIEHTIKLALENWWVGDMESFITKKTSMYNIQAWEDTELYAITFLNFKKLIKESPAFAEAIIYMEESNAISAQFRLNAYKSLNARQRYIALLQRYPDLYLRFPSHIIASFIGIQKETFSRIKKTISEHKVEVNKNCSL; via the coding sequence ATGGCTTCTACAATTATAGATTACGTTAGTAAATATTCCAAATTTGTATTAGAAGATGAGGAAATTAAGATAATAAATTCTTACTTTGACGTGGTTAAACTAAAAAAAAAGGAACTTCTTCTGGAAGCTGGAAATATAAATCGCTACTATTGCTTCATAGTGCACGGTGCCATCAGACAATATTTTATTTGTGAAAAAGGAATTGAGCATACTATTAAGCTAGCTTTGGAAAATTGGTGGGTAGGAGATATGGAAAGTTTTATTACAAAAAAAACATCCATGTACAATATTCAGGCATGGGAAGATACCGAATTGTATGCAATTACTTTTCTGAATTTTAAAAAATTGATCAAAGAGTCTCCAGCTTTTGCAGAAGCTATAATTTATATGGAAGAAAGCAATGCAATTTCGGCACAGTTTAGATTAAATGCATATAAAAGCTTAAATGCTAGGCAGCGGTACATTGCTTTGCTGCAGAGATATCCTGATCTTTATCTGCGCTTTCCTTCACATATTATTGCTTCATTCATTGGGATACAGAAGGAAACATTTAGCCGTATAAAGAAAACTATCAGTGAACATAAAGTTGAAGTTAACAAAAACTGTTCGCTTTAA
- a CDS encoding nuclear transport factor 2 family protein, which produces MTDNKSILLIANDYIRQGDNEGFLSFCTEDVTWEFVGDTILKGKPAVREYMQSTYAEPPEFDVQELIADDDRDTVVAIGIIKLINFNGSSKTYNYCDIWKLRNNKLAVLKAFVSEVGPL; this is translated from the coding sequence ATGACAGATAATAAATCAATACTTTTAATTGCAAACGATTATATTCGCCAGGGTGATAATGAGGGATTTCTTTCTTTCTGTACAGAGGATGTTACCTGGGAATTTGTAGGAGACACAATACTTAAAGGTAAGCCGGCTGTCAGGGAATATATGCAATCCACGTATGCAGAACCTCCTGAATTTGATGTACAAGAACTGATTGCAGATGATGATCGTGACACAGTGGTAGCCATTGGAATCATAAAACTCATTAATTTTAACGGTAGTAGCAAAACCTATAACTATTGTGATATCTGGAAACTGCGCAATAACAAGCTAGCTGTCTTAAAAGCTTTCGTCTCAGAAGTGGGGCCACTATAA
- a CDS encoding hydrolase, which produces MLNNQKKGLKALLRPEDSIVVLIDHQPFQFANLNSHEPATIINAVTGLSKAAKVFNVPTILTTVVEERGGFLIKQIQDVFPDQKPINRTWINTWQDKNVTDIVEKSGRKQLIIAGLWTEVCVAMPAIQAAAEGYDVFVVTDACGAVSVEAHDMAVRRMVQHGITPINWIAVTSEWQRDWARLDTASHLASLMIEHTGATGVAYAWEQQLLNTPIPTS; this is translated from the coding sequence ATGTTAAACAATCAAAAAAAAGGCCTTAAGGCTTTGTTACGTCCTGAGGATAGTATCGTTGTGTTAATTGATCATCAGCCATTTCAATTTGCTAATTTGAACAGCCATGAGCCCGCTACGATTATCAATGCAGTAACTGGTCTGTCCAAAGCAGCTAAGGTTTTTAATGTACCTACTATTCTCACAACAGTAGTAGAAGAACGTGGTGGATTTCTGATCAAACAGATCCAAGATGTATTTCCTGATCAGAAACCGATTAACCGTACCTGGATCAACACCTGGCAGGATAAAAATGTGACTGATATTGTGGAGAAAAGTGGCCGTAAGCAGCTAATAATAGCCGGATTATGGACAGAGGTTTGCGTAGCAATGCCAGCAATACAAGCTGCTGCAGAAGGTTATGATGTATTCGTTGTGACAGATGCGTGTGGAGCAGTCTCGGTGGAAGCACACGATATGGCAGTACGCCGCATGGTTCAACACGGTATTACTCCGATTAACTGGATAGCAGTAACATCTGAATGGCAACGTGATTGGGCTCGCTTAGATACTGCGTCCCATTTGGCTAGCTTAATGATAGAACATACCGGAGCAACAGGAGTTGCATATGCTTGGGAACAACAATTGTTAAATACTCCGATTCCTACTTCATAA
- a CDS encoding pirin family protein, with product MDHGGPVDIPTAIHSNLDVLPHPHIGLSTVSYLFSGEIMHRDSLGIEQAIKPVKLTG from the coding sequence ATGGATCATGGGGGACCTGTCGATATACCGACAGCTATCCACAGTAATCTGGACGTGTTACCACATCCTCATATTGGCCTGTCCACAGTTAGTTACTTGTTTAGTGGTGAGATCATGCATCGGGATTCGCTAGGCATAGAACAGGCGATTAAACCTGTGAAGTTAACTGGATGA
- a CDS encoding pirin family protein, with translation MTAGKGIAHSERFENPALRSGGQLEMIQTWVALPEKDEDADPTFTNYKPDQLPIFTDTGIWMRLIAGDAFGLKSAVKTTSPLFYLHLVLEKDAHFGIPGGYAERGVYIVNGSVIIKGTKYPSGQLLVFSSGVDPVIIAAEQTTLMMLGGEHLGERYIWWNFVSSRRERIEQAKEDWKQGRILLPPTDDKEFIPLPEDRLKIVGSPPPNTLS, from the coding sequence ATGACAGCGGGGAAAGGTATTGCACACAGCGAACGCTTTGAGAATCCTGCCCTTAGATCTGGGGGACAGTTGGAAATGATACAGACTTGGGTTGCGCTTCCCGAAAAAGATGAAGATGCGGATCCCACTTTTACAAATTACAAACCTGATCAACTTCCAATATTTACTGATACTGGAATCTGGATGCGGTTGATCGCTGGCGACGCTTTTGGACTTAAAAGCGCTGTAAAGACTACTTCTCCGTTATTCTACCTGCATTTAGTGCTAGAAAAAGATGCTCATTTTGGTATACCAGGTGGATATGCAGAAAGAGGTGTATATATTGTTAACGGAAGTGTCATAATCAAAGGCACAAAATATCCTAGCGGACAGTTACTTGTGTTTAGCAGCGGGGTAGATCCGGTTATCATTGCTGCAGAGCAAACGACCTTAATGATGTTAGGGGGCGAACATCTTGGCGAACGTTACATTTGGTGGAACTTCGTTTCCAGCAGGAGAGAGAGAATTGAGCAGGCGAAAGAAGACTGGAAGCAGGGAAGAATTCTGCTGCCGCCAACAGATGATAAGGAGTTTATTCCGCTCCCGGAAGATCGTCTTAAAATTGTCGGCTCACCACCTCCAAACACTCTTTCATGA